A single window of Aspergillus flavus chromosome 4, complete sequence DNA harbors:
- a CDS encoding glucose-6-phosphate/phosphate and phosphoenolpyruvate/phosphate antiporter (unnamed protein product), which yields MSSEGEKARTSGEVSRPEPTLPTVNPAAERAEPPKPAFHPAVYVTVWITLSSSVILFNKHILDYAQFRFPIILTTWHLAFATFMTQVLARTTTLLDGRKTVKMTGRVYLRAIVPIGLFFSLSLICGNVTYLYLSVAFIQMLKATTPVAVLFATWGMGMAPVNYKVLMNVSLIVIGVIIASFGEIKFVLTGFLFQIGGIIFEATRLVMVQRLLSSAEYKMDPLVSLYYFAPVCAVMNGVTALFMEVPYVTMDHVYRVGVWTLLLNAVVAFLLNVSVVFLIGKTSSLVMTLCGVLKDILLVVASMMIWQTPVTLTQFFGYSIALVGLVYYKLGGDKIKEYTSQANRAWAEYGANHPAKRKSIIIGAIVLIFFLLAGSMAPSYAGGSVDRVKGLLGGATAGNA from the exons ATGAGCtccgaaggagaaaaggCCAGGACCTCCGGCGAGGTCTCTCGTCCGGAGCCTACTCTGCCTACTGTTAACCCGGCCGCTGAGAGGGCAGAGCCTCCCAAGCCTGCCTTCCACCCCGCGGTTTATGTGAC CGTGTGGATTACTTTGAGTTCCAGTGTCATTCTGTTCAACAAGCACATCCTCGATTATGCTCAGTTCC GCTTCC CTATTATCCTTACCACGTGGCATTTGGCATTCGCGACCTTCATGACCCAAGTCCTCGCCCGCACCACCACCTTGCTCGATGGCCGGAAAACTGTTAAGATGACTGGCCGGGTTTACCTCCGCGCTATCGTCCCTATCGGTCTTTTCTTCAGTTTGAGTTTGATTTGTGGTAACGTGACCTACTTGTATCTCAGTGTTGCATTCATTCAGATGCTCAAG GCTACTACTCCGGTCGCTGTGTTGTTCGCCACTTGGGGAATGGGCATGGCTCCTGTAAACTACAAGGTGCTCATGAACGTTTCCCTGATTGTCATTGGTGTCATTATTGCATCTTTTGGTGAGATCAAGTTCGTTCTCACTGGATTCCTCTTCCAAATCGGTGGTATCATCTTCGAGGCCACTCGTCTGGTCATGGTGCAGCGCCTGCTTAGCTCCGCCGAGTACAAAATGGACCCTCTGGTCTCCCTGTACTACTTCGCTCCCGTTTGCGCTGTGATGAACGGTGTCACTGCCCTGTTCATGGAGGTCCCTTATGTTACCATGGACCATGTTTACCGCGTGGGCGTCTGGACTCTGTTGCTGAACGCGGTTGTTGCTTTCCTGCTAAACGTTTCGGTTGTCTTCCTG ATCGGAAAGACCTCCTCCCTCGTCATGACCCTCTGTGGTGTTCTGAAGGATATCCTCCTGGTCGTTGCgtcgatgatgatctggCAGACTCCTGTCACCCTTACCCAGTTCTTCGGTTATTCCATTGCCCTTGTTGGTCTCGTCTACTACAAGCTCGGTGGCGATAAGATCAAGGAGTACACCAGCCAGGCCAACCGTGCCTGGGCCGAATACGGTGCCAACCACCCCGCCAAGCGCAagtccatcatcatcggtgctattgtcctcatcttcttcctgttgGCCGGATCCATGGCACCTAGCTATGCTGGCGGCTCTGTTGACAGAGTCAAGGGCTTGCTTGGTGGCGCCACTGCTGGAAACGCGTAA
- a CDS encoding protoporphyrinogen oxidase (UDP-galactopyranose mutase), with the protein MLSLARRTLNRVPSFQDILQGRMTHPDISVDVLVIGAGPTGLGAAKRLNQIDGPSWLIVDSNETPGGLASTDVTPEGFLYDVGGHVIFSHYKYFDDCIDEALPKEDDWYSHQRISYVRCQGQWVPYPFQNNISMLPKEEQVKCIDGMIDAALEARVANTKPKNFDEWIVRMMGTGIADLFMRPYNYKVWAVPTTKMQCAWLGERVAAPNVKAVTTNVILNKTAGNWGPNATFRFPARGGTGGIWIAVADTLPKENTRFGEKGKVTKVNANNKTVQLADGTTVGYKKLVSTMSVDFLAEAMGNQELVTLSKELFYSSTHVIGVGIRGARPDRIGDKCWLYFPEDNCPFYRATIFSNYSPYNQPEASKKLPTLQLADGSKPESDEAKEGPYWSIMLEVSESSMKPVNYETLLAESIQGLVNTEMLKPTDEIVSTYHRRFDHGYPTPSLEREGALTQILPKLQNMDIWSRGRFGSWRYEVGNQDHSFMLGVEAVDNIVNGAVELTLNYPDFVNGRQNTERRLVDGAQVFAKGKSL; encoded by the exons ATGCTTAGCCTCGCCCGCAGAACCCTGAACCGCGTCCCCAGCTTCCAGGATATCCTACAAGGCAGGATGACCCACCCAGACAT TTCCGTTGACGTTCTCGTCATTGGTGCCGGCCCTACTGGTTTAGGTGCCGCGAAGCGTCTCAACCAGATT GATGGCCCCTCCTGGTTGATCGTGGACAGCAATGAGACTCCTGGTGGTCTTGCTTCCACCGATGTGACCCCCGAAGGTTTC CTCTACGACGTCGGAGGTCACGTTATCTTCTCCCACTACAAGTACTTTGACGACTGCATCGACGAGGCTCTTCCTAAGGAAGATGACTGGTACAGCCACCAGCGCATCTCTTACGTCCGTTGCCAGGGCCAATGGGTTCCCTACCCATTCCAGAACAACATCTCCATGCTTcccaaggaggagcaggTTAAGTGCATTGACGGTATGATCGATGCTGCTCTTGAGGCTCGTGTTGCCAACACCAAGCCCAAGAACTTCGACGAGTGGATCGTTCGCATGATGGGAACTGGTATCGCCGATCTCTTCATGCGTCCCTACAACTACAAGGTCTGGGCCGTGCCCACCACCAAG ATGCAATGTGCCTGGCTCGGTGAGCGTGTCGCCGCCCCCAACGTCAAGGCCGTGACCACCAATGTTATTCTCAACAAGACCGCTGGTAACTGGGGTCCCAATGCTACTTTCCGTTTCCCCGCTCGTGGGGGTACTGGTGGTATCTGGATTGCCGTTGCCGACACTCTTCCTAAAGAGAACACTCGTTTCGGTGAGAAGGGCAAGGTTACCAAGGTCAACGCCAACAACAAGACCGTCCAGCTCGCCGATGGCACCACTGTCGGCTACAAGAAGCTCGTTTCCACCATGTCTGTGGATTTCCTTGCTGAGGCTATGGGTAACCAGGAGCTTGTCACCCTTTCCAAGGAGCTCTTCTACTCCTCTACTCACGTCATTGGTGTTGGTATCCGTGGCGCTCGCCCCGACAGAATCGGTGACAAGTGCTGGTTGTACTTCCCTGAGGACAACTGCCCCTTCTACCGTgccaccatcttctccaactaCTCTCCTTACAACCAGCCTGAGGCTTCCAAGAAGCTTCCTACCCTCCAACTGGCTGACGGCTCCAAGCCCGAGAGCGACGAAGCTAAGGAGGGTCCTTACTGGTCTATCATGTTGGAGGTCTCTGAGTCCTCCATGAAGCCCGTCAACTACGAAACACTCCTTGCCGAATCCATCCAGGGTCTCGTCAACACCGAGATGCTGAAGCCCACCGACGAGATCGTCTCCACATACCACCGTCGCTTCGACCACGGCTACCCCACTCCCTCTCTGGAGCGTGAGGGCGCACTCACCCAGATTCTCCCCAAGCTCCAGAACATGGACATCTGGTCTCGTGGCCGCTTTGGTAGCTGGCGCTACGAGGTTGGTAACCAGGACCACTCGTTCATGCTTGGTGTCGAGGCTGTGGACAACATCGTCAACGGCGCTGTTGAGCTGACCCTCAACTACCCAGACTTCGTCAACGGTAGACAGAACACCGAGAGGCGCCTGGTTGACGGTGCTCAGGTGTTCGCCAAGGGCAAGTCCCTGTAA
- a CDS encoding uncharacterized protein (expressed protein), with amino-acid sequence MIRYKPTRVTLGESDVHDCLERLFLRHTRFVERQEQDTDQSDSENNESASVDSNSFSPYAYSDGSSCDKDLHSLFSESPSRGSWQRNRRSFSVSPSIEAHSLSPSEELRWGRMTHRKQSSSPTSADVERPDPLIATGDYQSFVNTDYLGLGSLSKGIHWQSPVKPLVACCAEPLYHSLKAHSLFSFLSKNSLSRWENSINTAWERARQFFVASGNHPASEHSLCCYPRGTNISNVTLPAAFSADRFLADNSPYLEEGITTGI; translated from the coding sequence ATGATTCGATATAAACCTACCCGTGTTACACTGGGCGAGAGTGATGTCCACGATTGTCTGGAAAGATTGTTCTTGCGACATACCAGGTTCGTTGAACGGCAGGAGCAAGATACAGATCAGAGCGACAGTGAGAACAACGAGAGTGCATCTGTAGACTCGAATAGCTTCTCTCCATATGCATACTCTGATGGGTCCAGCTGTGATAAAGATCTGCATTCACTGTTCAGTGAGAGCCCATCACGTGGAAGTTGGCAAAGAAATCGCCGTTCTTTCTCTGTGTCTCCATCCATTGAGGCGCATAGCCTATCTCCATCTGAAGAATTACGATGGGGCCGCATGACCCATAGAAAACAatcctcatcaccaactAGTGCAGATGTGGAGAGACCAGATCCGCTAATTGCAACTGGTGACTATCAATCCTTTGTTAACACTGATTATCTTGGGTTAGGGTCATTGTCAAAAGGCATTCACTGGCAATCTCCTGTCAAGCCACTAGTGGCGTGCTGTGCCGAACCGCTGTATCATTCACTGAAGGCACACTCTCTGTTCTCGTTCTTATCAAAAAACTCCCTATCGCGATGGGAAAACTCCATCAACACAGCATGGGAAAGGGCGAGGCAGTTCTTTGTGGCCTCTGGTAATCACCCCGCTTCAGAACACTCCCTGTGTTGTTATCCACGGGGAACAAATATCTCTAATGTAACTCTTCCTGCGGCTTTCTCAGCAGACAGATTTCTGGCCGATAATAGCCCCTACTTAGAAGAGGGGATCACAACTGGTATCTGA